From the Salinimicrobium tongyeongense genome, one window contains:
- a CDS encoding CgeB family protein produces the protein MKFVIIGLSVTSSWGNGHATTYRALLKELKALGHDILFLEKDVPWYAPHRDMPAPDFCKLGLYKTNEELKSEYKKEVAEADVVIVGSYVQQGVEVGNWAIETANGVTAFYDIDTPVTLAKLERKDYEYLDPNIIQKYDLYLSFSGGPILKHLEDHYGSPMARALYCSVDPDLYYPEDRSKDWKLGYLGTYSDDRQPTVEELLNKPAANFPSERFVVAGPQYPEDYAWAKNVERIDHLPPAEHRKFYNSQEFTLNVTRQDMIKAGYSPSVRLFEAAACGVPIISDHWDGIHSIFEQGTEILIARSSDDVEEYFRNTSESRRKEIGENARQKVLKSHTARARAKELVNYVKEVHQPSEKV, from the coding sequence ATGAAATTTGTAATTATAGGACTTTCGGTCACCTCATCATGGGGAAACGGGCACGCCACCACCTACCGTGCGCTACTCAAAGAGCTCAAGGCCCTGGGGCACGACATTTTGTTCCTTGAAAAAGACGTGCCCTGGTATGCGCCCCATCGCGATATGCCAGCACCCGATTTCTGCAAACTGGGCCTCTATAAAACCAACGAGGAATTAAAATCTGAGTACAAAAAAGAAGTTGCCGAAGCCGATGTGGTCATAGTGGGTTCTTATGTACAGCAGGGCGTTGAAGTGGGCAACTGGGCCATAGAAACTGCTAACGGGGTTACCGCCTTTTACGATATTGACACACCAGTAACCTTGGCCAAACTGGAAAGGAAAGACTACGAGTATCTCGACCCCAATATCATCCAAAAATATGATCTTTATTTGTCATTTTCGGGAGGCCCGATACTGAAGCATCTCGAAGATCACTACGGTTCTCCCATGGCCAGGGCCCTGTATTGCTCGGTAGACCCCGATCTTTACTATCCCGAAGACCGCTCTAAAGACTGGAAGCTGGGATACCTTGGCACTTACAGCGATGACAGGCAGCCTACGGTAGAAGAATTGCTCAACAAACCTGCTGCTAATTTTCCTTCGGAAAGATTTGTGGTTGCAGGGCCGCAATACCCCGAAGATTATGCATGGGCTAAGAATGTAGAGCGCATTGACCATCTCCCGCCTGCTGAACATCGTAAGTTTTACAACTCCCAGGAATTTACCCTGAATGTCACCCGGCAGGATATGATAAAGGCAGGTTATTCCCCCAGCGTGCGGCTGTTTGAAGCTGCCGCCTGCGGTGTGCCGATAATTTCAGATCACTGGGATGGCATACACAGCATTTTTGAGCAGGGCACCGAGATCCTCATTGCCCGAAGCAGCGATGATGTAGAGGAATATTTCAGAAATACTTCGGAATCCAGGAGAAAAGAGATTGGCGAAAACGCCAGGCAAAAAGTCCTGAAATCTCACACTGCACGGGCGAGAGCAAAAGAATTGGTAAATTATGTGAAGGAAGTGCATCAGCCTTCAGAAAAAGTTTAA
- a CDS encoding CgeB family protein, producing the protein MKIVMFYHSLYSDWNHGNAHFLRGIVKELQKRGHDVDVYEPEGGWSLQNLLKDHGAEQLDEFRQYYPSLNPQFYNPEKKLNYQNILSKADLVIVHEWNEPELIAEIGRKKEKYGFKLLFHDTHHRAVSAEKEMKKFDFSHFDGALVFGEVIKKIYEEKNWVDRVWTWHEAADADFFSPNRDEEKEGDLVWIGNWGDGERTEELMEFLIGPIKELKLRAKVYGVRYPEKAKKALANAGIEYGGYLPNYKVPEVFAKYKVTVHVPRRPYVEMLPGIPTIRPFEALSCGIPLICSPWNDAENLFTPGEDYLIAKDGNDMGYKLAEVLKSPHLAKSLSDNGRKTILDNHTCAHRVTALENILQELGLPHEKVFPIHHKTMQA; encoded by the coding sequence ATGAAAATAGTGATGTTTTACCATTCCCTCTACTCTGACTGGAATCACGGGAATGCGCATTTTTTACGCGGAATTGTAAAGGAACTTCAAAAACGCGGGCACGATGTAGATGTCTATGAACCCGAAGGTGGCTGGAGCCTGCAAAACCTGCTGAAAGATCATGGGGCCGAGCAGCTTGATGAGTTCAGGCAGTACTACCCTTCGCTCAACCCGCAGTTCTACAATCCCGAAAAAAAACTGAACTATCAAAACATACTGAGCAAAGCCGACCTTGTGATTGTTCACGAGTGGAACGAACCCGAACTTATTGCTGAAATAGGCCGGAAAAAGGAAAAATACGGCTTTAAACTGCTATTTCACGATACCCATCACCGGGCAGTTTCAGCTGAAAAAGAGATGAAAAAATTTGATTTTTCGCACTTTGACGGCGCACTTGTCTTTGGTGAGGTGATTAAAAAGATCTACGAAGAAAAGAATTGGGTAGACAGGGTTTGGACCTGGCACGAAGCAGCCGACGCCGATTTCTTTAGCCCCAACCGCGATGAAGAAAAAGAAGGCGACCTGGTTTGGATTGGCAACTGGGGCGATGGCGAACGCACCGAAGAACTTATGGAGTTTCTCATAGGCCCCATAAAAGAGCTGAAACTTAGAGCAAAGGTCTACGGTGTGCGCTATCCCGAAAAAGCTAAAAAAGCCCTGGCCAATGCCGGCATTGAATATGGCGGTTACCTGCCAAACTACAAGGTGCCCGAAGTTTTTGCAAAATACAAGGTCACGGTACACGTGCCGCGACGGCCTTATGTTGAAATGTTGCCGGGAATTCCTACCATAAGGCCTTTTGAAGCCCTTTCCTGCGGAATTCCGCTCATTTGCTCTCCCTGGAATGATGCCGAAAACCTCTTCACTCCCGGGGAAGATTATTTGATCGCAAAAGACGGAAATGATATGGGGTACAAACTTGCCGAAGTGCTAAAGAGTCCGCACCTGGCAAAAAGCCTTTCCGATAACGGAAGAAAAACCATACTCGACAACCACACCTGCGCCCACCGGGTAACTGCTTTAGAAAACATCTTACAGGAATTAGGCCTGCCACATGAAAAGGTCTTTCCCATTCACCACAAAACCATGCAAGCATGA
- a CDS encoding CgeB family protein gives MKRDLKIAFFGSSIVSAYWNGAATYYRGIVKALHKMGHEVTFYEPDIYERQKHRDIEDPDWCKVVVYPEDKVSLQALLREASEADVIIKASGVGAFDDFLEEAVVQLKKDDNLIIFWDVDAPATLDRIESNPSDPFNALVPEYDFVLTYGGGQPVIDAYERNGAKRCIPIYNALDTDTHFPVEPQKEFHGTLAFLGNRLPDREKRVEEFFIKPAQNLPDEKFLLGGSGWGDKSMPKNIQYLGHVYTKDHNAFNCTPKAVLNISRDSMAKYGFSPATRVFEAAGAGACLITDSWKGIETFFEPGKEILVANSGEEVEMILAGLTSEKARKIGDAAYKKVLSAHTYEHRAELLESVISEKLKTEAKPVE, from the coding sequence ATGAAAAGAGACCTGAAAATTGCCTTTTTTGGCTCCAGTATCGTATCGGCTTACTGGAACGGTGCCGCTACTTATTACCGCGGAATTGTAAAGGCGCTCCATAAAATGGGCCACGAAGTGACATTTTACGAACCCGATATTTACGAACGCCAGAAGCACCGGGATATAGAAGACCCCGACTGGTGTAAAGTGGTGGTCTATCCTGAAGATAAAGTGAGCCTGCAGGCACTGCTAAGAGAAGCTTCGGAAGCCGATGTGATCATAAAAGCCAGTGGCGTGGGCGCATTTGATGACTTTCTTGAAGAGGCCGTAGTGCAGCTGAAGAAAGACGATAACCTCATTATCTTTTGGGATGTTGATGCCCCTGCCACGCTAGACAGGATTGAATCAAACCCTTCCGATCCTTTTAATGCCCTTGTTCCGGAATATGATTTTGTGCTCACCTACGGGGGCGGGCAACCGGTTATTGACGCCTACGAGCGCAACGGTGCAAAGAGGTGTATCCCAATTTATAACGCTTTAGATACCGACACCCATTTTCCTGTGGAGCCCCAAAAAGAATTTCATGGTACTTTGGCCTTTTTGGGCAACCGCCTCCCCGACCGTGAAAAGCGGGTAGAAGAGTTCTTTATCAAGCCTGCGCAAAATCTCCCTGACGAGAAGTTCCTGCTTGGTGGCAGCGGCTGGGGCGATAAATCTATGCCTAAAAACATACAATACCTGGGGCATGTTTACACCAAAGATCACAACGCCTTTAACTGCACCCCAAAAGCAGTGTTGAACATAAGCCGTGACAGTATGGCCAAGTACGGCTTTTCCCCTGCCACCCGCGTTTTTGAAGCCGCCGGTGCCGGGGCCTGTCTTATCACCGATTCCTGGAAAGGGATCGAGACCTTTTTTGAACCGGGCAAGGAGATCCTGGTAGCCAACAGCGGGGAAGAGGTAGAAATGATCCTTGCCGGCCTTACTTCAGAAAAAGCAAGGAAAATTGGCGATGCGGCCTACAAAAAAGTGCTTTCTGCCCACACCTACGAACACAGGGCCGAATTGCTGGAATCGGTTATTTCTGAGAAATTAAAAACCGAAGCCAAACCTGTTGAATAA
- a CDS encoding MDR/zinc-dependent alcohol dehydrogenase-like family protein produces MSSPQAVQEKAPVKVETAIAKAAILKAPQKVAVKEINLPEPARGEIRIKLEGSGVCASNIPVWEGRDWFNYPVSPGEPGHEGWGVVDAVGEGVTKFEKGDRVTALTYNAYATHDIAKEESTVKLPASLEGKPFPGEPLGCAMNIFERSDIQKGQKVAVVGSGFLGLLLIQLAKSAGAEVIAVSRREFSLEAAKKAGADHLIQMDDHYKIIEKVKELTGENFCDRVIECTGKEWPLNLSIELTGERGKLIVAGFHQDGMRSVNVQMLNWRGIDMISAHERDPQQYIKGIKNAIKAVEEGKMDPFPLFTHKFPLEEMEKAYQHLTQRPDGFIKALIVN; encoded by the coding sequence ATGAGTTCACCGCAGGCCGTACAGGAAAAAGCACCTGTAAAAGTAGAAACTGCAATTGCAAAAGCCGCAATTTTAAAAGCCCCGCAAAAAGTTGCTGTTAAAGAAATCAACTTACCCGAACCCGCCCGGGGCGAAATCCGCATCAAGCTGGAAGGCAGCGGCGTATGCGCTTCAAACATTCCGGTTTGGGAAGGCCGCGACTGGTTCAACTATCCCGTAAGCCCGGGAGAACCGGGTCACGAAGGCTGGGGCGTTGTAGATGCCGTGGGAGAAGGCGTGACAAAATTTGAAAAGGGCGACAGGGTAACTGCCCTCACTTACAACGCCTATGCCACGCACGATATCGCAAAAGAAGAGAGCACAGTAAAACTGCCTGCTTCTTTAGAGGGAAAGCCTTTCCCCGGGGAACCTTTGGGTTGTGCCATGAACATCTTTGAACGCAGCGATATCCAAAAAGGCCAAAAAGTTGCTGTTGTTGGGAGCGGATTTTTAGGACTCCTGCTCATTCAGCTGGCAAAATCGGCCGGAGCCGAAGTCATTGCTGTTTCCAGAAGGGAATTCTCCCTGGAAGCCGCCAAAAAAGCAGGAGCCGACCATTTGATCCAGATGGATGACCACTATAAGATCATTGAAAAAGTAAAGGAATTAACCGGAGAAAACTTTTGTGATCGGGTCATAGAATGCACCGGAAAAGAATGGCCGCTCAACCTGTCTATCGAGCTTACCGGCGAAAGGGGTAAACTCATCGTTGCCGGTTTCCATCAGGACGGGATGCGCAGCGTGAACGTGCAAATGCTCAACTGGCGCGGCATAGATATGATAAGTGCCCACGAGAGAGATCCGCAGCAATATATAAAAGGGATCAAAAATGCCATAAAAGCCGTGGAAGAAGGTAAGATGGACCCCTTCCCGCTCTTTACCCACAAATTCCCTCTTGAAGAAATGGAAAAAGCTTACCAGCATTTAACCCAAAGGCCAGACGGATTTATAAAAGCTCTAATCGTTAACTAG
- a CDS encoding lipoate--protein ligase, with translation MLCIKHHSTDPYFNIATDEYIFKHIKEDCFMLWRNDNAIIVGKHQNTQAEINHEYVKERGIKVVRRLSGGGAVYHDLGNLNFSFTRTGENYEMIDFERYTRPIIAVLKELGVNAKFEGRNDLTIEGKKFSGNAEHVFKNKVLHHGTLLFASEMTDVSGALKINPLKYKDRGVKSVPNRVTNISDHLPEKISLDAFTDKIMDYIIRNFEDARPYEFTDEDLATIQKIRDEKYSTWEWNFGYSPDYNFKQGARTPGGTVEMNMNVTNGIIQKVKITGDFFHIRDIGPIEAALENTRHEEKMIREKLSQFDLGEYFNKISEDDLVAIMF, from the coding sequence ATGCTTTGTATAAAACATCATTCTACCGATCCCTACTTCAATATCGCTACAGATGAGTATATTTTTAAACACATTAAAGAAGACTGTTTTATGCTGTGGCGCAATGACAATGCGATCATTGTGGGGAAACACCAGAACACCCAGGCAGAGATCAACCACGAATATGTAAAGGAAAGAGGCATAAAAGTGGTGCGGCGGCTTTCTGGTGGCGGGGCGGTTTATCACGACCTGGGCAACCTCAACTTCTCGTTTACCCGCACGGGCGAGAATTACGAGATGATAGATTTTGAACGCTATACACGGCCAATCATTGCCGTGCTGAAGGAACTTGGGGTGAACGCCAAATTTGAAGGCCGCAACGACCTTACCATAGAAGGAAAGAAATTTTCGGGCAACGCCGAGCACGTGTTCAAAAACAAGGTGCTGCATCACGGCACGCTGCTGTTCGCTTCAGAAATGACAGATGTAAGCGGGGCACTTAAGATCAACCCGTTAAAATACAAGGACAGAGGCGTAAAATCGGTTCCCAACCGCGTGACCAATATCAGCGATCACCTGCCGGAAAAGATTAGTCTTGATGCGTTCACCGATAAGATCATGGATTACATTATCCGCAATTTTGAAGATGCGCGCCCTTATGAATTTACCGATGAAGACCTGGCAACAATCCAGAAAATAAGGGATGAGAAATACAGCACCTGGGAATGGAACTTTGGCTATTCTCCCGATTATAATTTTAAGCAGGGTGCCCGCACCCCCGGAGGTACGGTAGAGATGAACATGAACGTGACCAACGGCATCATTCAAAAAGTTAAGATCACCGGCGACTTTTTCCACATTCGCGATATTGGCCCCATAGAAGCAGCCCTGGAAAATACCCGGCACGAAGAAAAGATGATACGGGAGAAACTGTCTCAGTTTGACCTGGGAGAATATTTCAACAAGATTAGCGAAGATGACCTTGTGGCAATCATGTTTTAA
- a CDS encoding Gfo/Idh/MocA family protein: MIATQPTKKELSLGFLGVGWIGRNRMEAILNNTNAKASAITEPDSENCDAAQKSAKNAILKTSSEALFAEKDLDGIVIATPSAMHARQSVEALKAGKAVFCQKPLGRTAKEVEQVVEASREANKLLSVDLSYRYTKAFKAVYDTIQKGEIGDIFAVDLIFHNAYGPDKEWFYDIKRSGGGCVMDLGIHLVDLALWSLDFPEIKDVQSRLYHKGQKLTSFEEHVEDFASVAMTSEKDQVINLECSWHVSAGKDAIIEATFYGTKGGASFKNINGSFYDFKAEKYHGTQTETLVTPPDEWSGRAGVVWVENLLQNDTFDERTATQFIKTAQVIDRIYGR, translated from the coding sequence ATGATCGCAACTCAACCCACCAAAAAAGAATTATCATTAGGTTTTCTGGGCGTTGGCTGGATAGGCCGCAATCGTATGGAAGCCATTCTCAATAATACCAACGCAAAAGCTTCGGCGATCACAGAACCCGATTCCGAAAATTGCGACGCTGCCCAAAAGAGTGCCAAAAATGCCATTTTAAAGACTTCTTCTGAAGCCCTTTTTGCTGAAAAGGACCTCGACGGTATTGTGATTGCCACCCCAAGTGCCATGCACGCCCGGCAAAGCGTGGAGGCTTTAAAAGCCGGAAAAGCTGTTTTTTGCCAGAAGCCACTCGGCCGTACCGCCAAAGAAGTAGAACAGGTGGTCGAAGCCTCCCGCGAGGCAAACAAGCTGCTTTCCGTAGATCTTTCCTACCGCTACACCAAAGCCTTTAAAGCGGTTTACGACACCATCCAAAAAGGGGAAATAGGAGACATCTTTGCCGTAGACCTCATCTTTCACAACGCCTACGGGCCAGATAAGGAATGGTTCTACGACATTAAGCGATCTGGCGGCGGCTGCGTGATGGATTTGGGCATTCACCTGGTAGATCTCGCCCTGTGGAGCCTTGATTTTCCTGAAATCAAAGATGTACAGAGCCGCTTATACCACAAAGGACAAAAACTGACCTCTTTTGAAGAGCACGTTGAAGATTTTGCCAGTGTGGCAATGACTTCAGAAAAAGACCAGGTTATAAACCTCGAATGTTCCTGGCATGTTTCTGCCGGAAAAGATGCCATTATAGAAGCCACTTTCTACGGCACCAAAGGAGGTGCTTCCTTCAAAAATATCAACGGCTCTTTCTACGATTTTAAAGCCGAAAAGTACCACGGCACCCAAACCGAAACTCTTGTAACACCACCCGATGAGTGGAGTGGCCGTGCCGGAGTGGTATGGGTAGAAAACCTTCTGCAAAATGACACTTTTGACGAGAGAACTGCCACTCAATTTATAAAAACAGCCCAGGTAATAGACCGAATTTATGGAAGATAA
- a CDS encoding S9 family peptidase, with translation MRKIPFLSSLFLLMFLNTFAQQPEKQVTAEDYEQATKFLRFNTNDLVYRANVRPAWLEDGRFWYRINTSEGTQYVLVDPASGQKKTASSLAELLPEKEEKKTTPEVSRNEILSPDAKKVVYIKDWNLWLRNLETGEEKQLTKDGIENFGYATDNAGWRKSDRPIVLWSPDSKKLATYRQDQRHISDMYLVETKVGAPNLQKWKYPLPEDEEVIRIHRVIVEIDDPKVIELQTGPNARRGTLCDDISCSGAFDDNYWNEDATKLAFVSTSRDHKKAKLQIADAATGEVKEIFTETVETQYESGQGSINWKYLPKSNEIIWYSERDNWGHLFLYDLNTGKLKQQITKGDFVVTRLLHVDEKNRVLYFEANGREAGRDPYFSHLYRVDFSGKNLKLLTPENANHNIYFSPDHEYFVDSYSTPTTPPVAVLRNKKGKKIAILEESDISRLKAIGWKAPQPVTVKSADGQWDLYGLMFTPTHFDENKKYPVVNYVYPGPQGGSVGSRNFSAARSDHQALAELGFVVILIDGSCNPGRSKAFHDACYGDISGNTLEDQKAGIRQLAQKYPFIDAEKVGIWGHSGGGFAAAAAMFRHPEFYSVGIAESGNHDNRNYEDDWGERYIGLMTKGPEGKDSYEAQANQNYAENLQGKLLLAHGGLDDNVPPYNTYLVVDALIDANKDFDLIIFPNARHGFGEDSYYMMRRRWDYFVEHLLDATPPENFEIEPAR, from the coding sequence ATGAGAAAAATCCCATTTTTGAGCAGCCTGTTTTTGCTGATGTTTTTAAATACCTTCGCACAACAGCCTGAAAAACAGGTAACAGCTGAAGATTACGAACAGGCAACAAAATTCCTCAGGTTCAATACAAATGATCTGGTTTACAGGGCTAATGTAAGGCCCGCCTGGCTTGAAGATGGCCGTTTCTGGTACAGGATAAATACTTCGGAAGGGACGCAGTATGTACTGGTAGATCCTGCTTCAGGACAAAAAAAGACCGCTTCTTCTTTGGCCGAATTGCTTCCGGAGAAAGAGGAAAAGAAAACCACGCCCGAAGTTTCACGAAATGAGATCCTGTCGCCAGATGCCAAGAAGGTAGTTTATATCAAAGACTGGAACCTGTGGCTGCGCAACCTCGAAACCGGGGAAGAAAAACAACTCACCAAAGACGGGATAGAAAATTTTGGCTACGCTACAGACAATGCCGGGTGGAGAAAGAGTGACAGGCCTATTGTGCTCTGGTCGCCCGATTCCAAAAAGCTCGCCACCTACAGGCAGGATCAAAGGCACATTAGCGATATGTACTTGGTGGAGACAAAGGTGGGTGCGCCAAACCTGCAAAAGTGGAAATACCCGCTGCCCGAAGATGAAGAGGTGATCAGGATACACCGGGTGATCGTGGAAATTGATGATCCAAAGGTGATTGAACTGCAAACCGGGCCCAATGCGCGCCGCGGAACCTTATGTGACGATATTTCCTGCAGCGGTGCTTTCGACGATAATTACTGGAATGAAGATGCTACAAAACTCGCCTTTGTTTCTACTTCCCGCGACCATAAAAAGGCCAAACTGCAAATTGCCGATGCTGCTACCGGCGAGGTAAAAGAAATTTTTACTGAAACGGTAGAAACTCAGTACGAATCGGGGCAGGGCAGCATCAACTGGAAGTATTTGCCAAAGAGCAACGAGATCATCTGGTATTCGGAAAGGGATAACTGGGGGCACCTGTTTTTGTACGACCTCAATACCGGTAAACTGAAGCAGCAAATTACTAAAGGAGATTTTGTGGTGACCCGGCTGCTTCATGTAGACGAGAAAAACCGGGTGCTATATTTTGAGGCCAATGGCAGGGAAGCAGGCCGCGACCCCTATTTTTCACATTTGTACCGGGTAGATTTCAGCGGAAAAAACCTGAAACTCCTAACCCCCGAAAATGCCAATCACAACATCTATTTTTCTCCAGATCACGAATATTTTGTTGATAGTTATTCCACGCCCACCACGCCACCAGTTGCAGTGCTTCGGAATAAAAAGGGAAAGAAAATTGCCATTTTAGAGGAGTCAGATATTTCCCGATTAAAGGCAATAGGCTGGAAAGCGCCACAGCCCGTAACGGTAAAGTCGGCAGATGGGCAGTGGGATCTTTACGGCCTCATGTTCACGCCCACTCATTTTGATGAAAACAAAAAGTATCCGGTGGTGAATTATGTTTACCCGGGGCCGCAGGGAGGTAGTGTGGGAAGCCGAAATTTCTCGGCTGCACGAAGCGATCATCAGGCGCTGGCCGAACTGGGGTTTGTGGTGATCTTAATTGACGGTTCGTGTAATCCGGGTCGCTCAAAAGCTTTCCACGATGCCTGCTACGGAGATATTTCAGGAAACACCTTAGAAGATCAGAAGGCCGGAATAAGGCAACTGGCTCAAAAATATCCTTTTATAGATGCCGAAAAAGTGGGGATCTGGGGGCATTCGGGAGGTGGTTTTGCAGCCGCTGCAGCTATGTTCCGCCATCCCGAATTTTATTCGGTAGGGATAGCAGAGTCGGGGAACCACGATAACCGCAATTACGAAGATGACTGGGGAGAGAGGTATATAGGGTTGATGACCAAGGGCCCCGAAGGCAAAGACAGTTACGAGGCCCAGGCCAACCAGAACTACGCTGAAAACCTGCAGGGAAAGCTCCTGCTGGCCCACGGCGGATTAGATGACAATGTGCCGCCTTACAATACCTACCTGGTTGTTGACGCACTTATTGATGCGAATAAGGATTTTGACCTTATCATTTTCCCCAATGCCCGTCACGGGTTTGGAGAAGATTCTTACTACATGATGCGCCGCCGCTGGGATTATTTTGTGGAGCACCTGCTGGATGCGACTCCTCCCGAGAATTTTGAGATTGAACCTGCAAGATAA
- a CDS encoding glycosyltransferase family 4 protein codes for MEDKQMKILMTTDTVGGVWVYSLELCKALAQYNVQVHLAAMGAWPSPAQQVEAENIPNLTFYKSDFKLEWMEDPWEDVERSRKWINCIYQTIQPDIVHLNNYAQVEEEWTAPVVTIFHSCVQTWWQAVKGIKAPHEWDHYTQTVKKSLEASNMVIAPTKAILDKAQEIHGFSSQSKVINNGRVFPSEVEVPKEKFILCMGRMWDEAKNLPLLSNIAERLPWPVYVAGAAVHPDTGKKCRLENVKFLGKLTPEEVQHWMQRASIFVSPTRYEPFGLAILEAAGNGCALVLSKLDTLQELWEDTALFFDPENEEEAEKTIVRLLESPEFLKELSAKARERAKQYSAEKMGAVYNDLYRDILEKEYKIMSL; via the coding sequence ATGGAAGATAAGCAAATGAAGATCCTAATGACTACCGACACGGTAGGCGGGGTTTGGGTGTATTCCCTCGAACTCTGCAAGGCACTGGCACAGTATAATGTGCAGGTGCACTTGGCAGCCATGGGCGCCTGGCCTTCGCCGGCACAACAGGTGGAAGCCGAAAATATCCCCAACCTCACTTTTTACAAGAGTGACTTTAAGCTCGAGTGGATGGAAGACCCCTGGGAAGACGTAGAGCGGTCGCGCAAATGGATCAACTGTATTTATCAAACCATACAGCCCGATATAGTTCACCTAAACAACTACGCCCAGGTAGAAGAGGAATGGACAGCGCCGGTGGTAACAATCTTCCACTCCTGTGTGCAAACCTGGTGGCAGGCAGTAAAGGGCATAAAAGCACCTCATGAATGGGATCATTACACGCAAACCGTTAAGAAGTCGCTGGAGGCTTCAAACATGGTCATTGCTCCCACCAAAGCAATTCTTGACAAGGCACAGGAGATACACGGCTTTAGTTCTCAATCAAAAGTGATCAATAATGGCCGTGTTTTTCCTTCGGAAGTTGAAGTGCCAAAAGAAAAATTCATTTTGTGCATGGGCAGGATGTGGGATGAAGCCAAAAACCTGCCTTTGCTGTCTAACATAGCCGAAAGATTGCCCTGGCCGGTATATGTTGCCGGTGCAGCAGTTCACCCTGACACAGGAAAAAAATGCAGGCTCGAAAATGTCAAATTCCTCGGAAAATTAACCCCCGAAGAAGTGCAGCATTGGATGCAGCGCGCCAGCATCTTTGTGAGCCCAACCCGCTACGAGCCTTTTGGGCTGGCCATTCTTGAAGCTGCCGGAAACGGCTGTGCACTGGTATTGAGCAAGCTTGACACCCTTCAGGAATTGTGGGAAGATACTGCCCTTTTCTTTGACCCCGAAAACGAAGAAGAAGCCGAAAAGACCATCGTCCGGTTATTGGAAAGCCCCGAATTTTTGAAGGAGCTTTCAGCAAAAGCAAGAGAACGGGCAAAACAGTATTCCGCAGAAAAAATGGGGGCCGTCTATAACGACCTCTATCGCGACATACTTGAAAAAGAATATAAAATAATGAGCCTATGA
- a CDS encoding TIGR04290 family methyltransferase, with product MSTQTEVKELEPWFHNIHLPDGTQTAPNHFLGDFPGFKWEKIRESIPQDLEGWKVLDIGCNAGFYSLELAKRGADVLAIDLDEHYLKQAKWAAKKFGLDDKIRFKQMQVYDLAHSEEKFDLIWFMGVFYHLRYPMLALDILSQKVKKMMVFQTLSLPGQEEMQVPEDVEFHKREIMKEDAWPKMAFIEHKLAGDPTNWWAPNHQGIISMLQSCGLKVTAMPEDETYVAKKDASLHSSLDTWNYSEYLSAVGKDWKEEVDKKTRK from the coding sequence ATGTCTACACAAACTGAAGTAAAAGAACTGGAACCCTGGTTTCATAATATTCATTTACCCGATGGCACTCAAACGGCTCCCAATCATTTTCTTGGAGACTTTCCCGGTTTTAAGTGGGAAAAGATCAGAGAGAGTATTCCGCAGGATCTTGAAGGCTGGAAGGTGCTGGATATTGGCTGCAACGCCGGGTTCTACTCGCTCGAACTGGCAAAACGTGGCGCCGATGTGCTGGCCATAGATCTTGATGAACATTACCTGAAGCAGGCAAAATGGGCAGCAAAAAAATTTGGCCTTGACGATAAGATCAGGTTTAAACAAATGCAGGTGTATGACCTTGCCCATTCCGAAGAAAAGTTTGACCTCATCTGGTTTATGGGCGTATTTTACCATTTGCGCTACCCTATGCTGGCCCTTGACATTTTATCTCAAAAAGTGAAAAAAATGATGGTCTTCCAAACGCTTTCCCTGCCCGGGCAGGAAGAAATGCAAGTACCCGAAGATGTGGAATTTCACAAACGGGAGATCATGAAAGAAGATGCCTGGCCAAAAATGGCATTTATTGAGCATAAACTTGCGGGAGACCCCACTAACTGGTGGGCTCCAAACCACCAGGGCATTATCTCGATGCTGCAAAGCTGCGGACTCAAAGTAACCGCCATGCCCGAAGATGAAACCTATGTAGCCAAAAAAGATGCCTCGCTGCACTCCAGCCTCGATACCTGGAATTATTCTGAATACCTCTCGGCAGTTGGTAAAGACTGGAAAGAAGAGGTAGATAAAAAGACCCGAAAGTAG